A genomic stretch from Haloferax sp. Atlit-12N includes:
- the proB gene encoding glutamate 5-kinase, whose product MSELSETSETSEATGTAGTADAVAPDADAVAAARDAAAEADRVIVKAGTNSLTDDDSNLDDDKLDKLVDDIESLLSRGKEVLLVSSGAVGAGIGRLDHPTADRDTLEASQALSTVGQSLLMHRYTESFERYDRKVAQILITQHDLENPERFTNFRNTVETLLEWGVVPIINENDAVATEELQIGDNDMISSNIAVGIGVDLLVTLTDVGGVYTGNPKEDPDAERIEVVGDNYSDVEDIVTASSTGGFGGIQTKVRGARDAAEYGIPAVIAQSTEPDVLAKIAERESVGTMFLPLDGELDD is encoded by the coding sequence ATGAGTGAACTGAGCGAGACGAGCGAGACGAGCGAGGCGACCGGGACGGCCGGGACGGCCGACGCTGTCGCCCCCGACGCCGACGCGGTCGCCGCCGCCCGCGACGCCGCCGCCGAGGCGGACCGCGTCATCGTCAAGGCCGGCACCAACTCGCTGACCGACGACGACTCCAACCTCGACGACGACAAACTCGACAAGCTCGTCGACGACATCGAATCGCTCCTCTCGCGCGGCAAGGAAGTGCTTCTCGTCTCCTCGGGGGCGGTCGGAGCCGGCATCGGCCGCCTCGACCACCCCACGGCGGACCGCGACACCCTCGAAGCGTCGCAGGCGCTGTCGACAGTCGGCCAGAGCCTGCTCATGCACCGCTACACCGAGAGCTTCGAGCGCTACGACCGGAAGGTCGCCCAGATTCTCATCACCCAGCACGACCTGGAGAACCCCGAACGGTTCACCAACTTCCGGAACACGGTCGAGACGCTTCTGGAGTGGGGCGTCGTGCCCATCATCAACGAGAACGACGCGGTCGCCACCGAGGAACTCCAAATCGGCGACAACGACATGATTTCGTCCAACATCGCGGTCGGCATCGGCGTCGACCTGCTCGTGACGCTCACCGACGTGGGCGGCGTCTACACCGGGAACCCGAAGGAGGACCCCGACGCCGAGCGAATCGAGGTCGTCGGCGACAACTACAGCGACGTGGAGGACATCGTCACCGCGAGTTCGACCGGCGGCTTCGGCGGCATCCAGACGAAGGTCCGCGGCGCGCGCGACGCCGCCGAGTACGGCATCCCCGCCGTCATCGCACAGTCCACCGAACCCGACGTGCTGGCGAAGATAGCCGAGCGCGAATCGGTGGGAACAATGTTCCTCCCCCTCGATGGTGAACTCGATGACTGA
- a CDS encoding AIM24 family protein: MELSLSSLDEFVSTHAPSEGGEAFELENSKLLDVALDGSVMAKAGSMVGYTGDISFERKSAGGLKGMLKKKATGEGDVMMQATGTGHLYLADQAKEVQILELDAGEELSVNGNDVLAFESSVNWDIKMLTSIAGASSGGLFNVFLEGPGHVAITTHGEPIVLQTPAKTDPNATVAWSGNVSPSSNRDINIKGLLGRSSGESYQLEFAGEGGFVIVQPFEEVGPGE; the protein is encoded by the coding sequence GTGGAACTCTCACTGTCTTCTTTAGACGAATTCGTCAGCACGCACGCACCGTCCGAAGGCGGCGAAGCCTTCGAACTCGAAAACTCGAAACTGCTCGACGTGGCTCTCGACGGGAGCGTCATGGCCAAGGCCGGGTCGATGGTCGGCTACACCGGTGACATCTCCTTCGAGCGCAAGTCCGCCGGCGGCCTGAAAGGGATGCTCAAGAAGAAGGCCACGGGCGAGGGCGACGTCATGATGCAGGCGACCGGCACCGGCCACCTCTATCTCGCAGACCAGGCCAAGGAGGTCCAGATTCTCGAACTCGACGCGGGCGAGGAACTGAGCGTCAACGGCAACGACGTGCTCGCGTTCGAATCGAGCGTGAACTGGGACATCAAGATGCTGACGAGCATCGCCGGGGCGTCCTCCGGCGGCCTGTTCAACGTCTTCCTCGAAGGTCCCGGTCACGTCGCCATCACGACCCACGGCGAACCCATCGTCCTCCAGACGCCGGCCAAGACCGACCCCAACGCGACCGTCGCGTGGAGCGGGAACGTCTCGCCGTCGTCGAACCGTGACATCAACATCAAGGGTCTGCTCGGTCGCTCGTCGGGCGAGTCCTACCAGCTCGAATTCGCGGGCGAGGGCGGCTTCGTCATCGTCCAGCCGTTCGAGGAAGTCGGCCCTGGCGAGTAG
- a CDS encoding acyl-CoA dehydrogenase family protein — translation MELLDDSIVPEHARELKQEAREFAAEHIEPVAEEYYESGEYPHEVLQAGMDAGLVAQDISEEYGGKGLDLQQILAISEEFYRADAGIALTLQLASFGCEIMEDYGSEEQKEKWLRPVAENEQISGLAVSEPQTGSDMAGMETTAEKTDDGYVLNGEKYWVGNAVEADWLTVYAKTADTDDRYSNYSMFIVPTDTPGYEAEHIPEKMGMRASKQGHIVFDDCEVPEENLIGTEGGGFYMLADFFNHGRIIVGGHSLGLAAAAIEEAWEFVHDRQAFGRNVSEFQAVQHILADMRMEFEAARALNWRAAEKVENNEDAGFWAAAAKTKSTETAVDVAERGMQLHGGRSVLNEYKISRVYRDVRIPVIYEGANEIQRNLIYRQGAL, via the coding sequence ATGGAACTTCTCGACGACTCCATCGTGCCCGAACACGCCCGTGAACTCAAGCAGGAGGCCCGCGAGTTCGCCGCGGAGCACATCGAACCGGTCGCGGAGGAATACTACGAGTCCGGCGAGTACCCCCACGAGGTTCTCCAGGCGGGGATGGACGCGGGACTCGTCGCGCAGGACATCTCCGAGGAGTACGGCGGGAAGGGACTCGACCTCCAGCAGATTCTGGCAATCTCCGAGGAGTTCTACCGCGCCGACGCCGGCATCGCGCTGACGCTCCAACTCGCCTCGTTCGGCTGCGAGATTATGGAGGACTACGGCAGCGAAGAACAGAAGGAGAAGTGGCTCCGACCGGTCGCCGAAAACGAGCAGATTTCGGGACTCGCGGTCTCCGAACCGCAGACCGGCTCCGACATGGCCGGCATGGAGACGACCGCGGAGAAGACCGACGACGGCTACGTCCTCAACGGCGAGAAGTACTGGGTCGGCAACGCCGTCGAGGCCGACTGGCTGACGGTGTACGCCAAGACCGCCGACACCGACGACCGCTACTCGAACTACTCGATGTTCATCGTGCCGACGGACACGCCCGGCTACGAGGCCGAGCACATCCCCGAGAAGATGGGCATGCGCGCGTCCAAGCAGGGCCACATCGTCTTCGACGACTGCGAGGTGCCCGAGGAGAACCTCATCGGCACCGAGGGCGGCGGCTTCTACATGCTCGCGGACTTCTTCAACCACGGCCGCATCATCGTCGGCGGCCACAGCCTCGGCCTCGCGGCCGCCGCCATCGAGGAGGCGTGGGAGTTCGTCCACGACCGACAGGCGTTCGGCCGCAACGTCTCGGAGTTCCAGGCGGTCCAGCACATCCTCGCCGACATGCGCATGGAGTTCGAGGCGGCCCGCGCGCTCAACTGGCGCGCCGCGGAAAAGGTCGAAAACAACGAGGACGCCGGCTTCTGGGCGGCCGCCGCCAAGACGAAATCGACCGAGACGGCCGTCGATGTGGCCGAGCGCGGCATGCAACTTCACGGCGGCCGGTCGGTCCTCAACGAGTACAAGATTTCGCGGGTCTACCGCGACGTGCGCATCCCGGTCATCTACGAGGGCGCGAACGAGATTCAGCGCAACCTCATCTACCGGCAGGGCGCGCTGTAA
- the proC gene encoding pyrroline-5-carboxylate reductase, protein MVRTSVIGCGNMGSALLTGLWKAGGHSVVACDLDPDALAAVADYCEETTDDVSRAADADVVFVAVKPDIVEAVLSELDLSPDQTLVTIAAGVPTSFVEARTDARVVRIMPNLAAETRDMAAAATGDLTDEVRELLSDVGEFVEVEESQMDIATAVNGSGPAFVFYLIEAVTQAGVAGGLSEEDAEILAAQTFKGAAETVVQDDRTADELIDAVCSPNGTTIEGMDVLWDSTADEAVTEAVVAAERRSKELAEEFADE, encoded by the coding sequence ATGGTACGCACGAGTGTTATCGGCTGTGGAAACATGGGGAGCGCCCTTCTCACCGGTCTCTGGAAGGCGGGCGGCCACTCCGTGGTCGCCTGCGACCTCGACCCCGACGCCCTCGCCGCGGTCGCCGACTACTGTGAAGAGACGACGGACGACGTGTCGCGCGCCGCCGACGCCGACGTGGTGTTCGTCGCGGTCAAGCCCGACATCGTCGAGGCCGTCCTCTCGGAACTCGACCTGTCTCCCGACCAGACGCTCGTCACGATCGCCGCGGGCGTCCCGACCTCGTTCGTCGAGGCGCGCACCGACGCCCGCGTCGTCCGCATCATGCCGAACCTCGCCGCCGAGACCCGCGACATGGCCGCGGCGGCGACCGGTGACCTGACCGACGAGGTCCGCGAACTCCTCTCGGACGTGGGCGAGTTCGTCGAGGTCGAGGAGTCGCAGATGGACATCGCCACCGCGGTCAACGGCAGCGGCCCGGCCTTCGTCTTCTATCTCATCGAGGCCGTCACGCAGGCCGGCGTCGCGGGCGGACTCTCCGAGGAAGACGCCGAAATCCTCGCCGCCCAGACGTTCAAGGGGGCGGCCGAGACCGTCGTGCAGGACGACCGCACCGCCGACGAGCTCATCGACGCGGTCTGCTCGCCGAACGGGACGACCATCGAGGGGATGGACGTCCTCTGGGACAGCACCGCCGACGAGGCCGTCACCGAGGCCGTCGTCGCGGCCGAGCGCCGGTCGAAGGAGCTCGCGGAGGAGTTCGCCGATGAGTGA
- a CDS encoding glutamate-5-semialdehyde dehydrogenase gives MTERDTTAQVEQAQSAALRLANVDAADRDAALGAIADAIRDNSEAILAANREDVEEAEAMLAAGEYTQALVDRLKLDEAKLDDIAGMVESVAEQDDPLGETLEARELDEDLELYKLSVPIGVVATIFESRPDALVQIAALALKSGNAVILKGGSEASESNRVLYETILSATEELPDGWATLIEAHEEVDRLLELDDMVDLVMPRGSSEFVSYIQDNTQIPVLGHTEGICHVYVDEAADLDMAADIALDAKVQYPAVCNAVETLLVDESVAADFLPAVVERYRDEGVVLRGDEATREHVDIDPATDDDWDTEYGDLELSVKVVSDLYDAVDHINAHGSKHTESIVTDDAERAETFMTGVDAASVFHNASTRFADGYRYGLGAEVGISTGKIHARGPVGLEGLTTYKYYLEGDGQLVATYAGEDAVPFTHEALDAEWNPGHRSRRD, from the coding sequence ATGACTGAGCGAGACACGACCGCGCAGGTCGAACAGGCACAGTCGGCGGCGCTCCGCCTCGCCAACGTCGACGCGGCCGACCGCGACGCCGCGCTCGGAGCCATCGCGGACGCCATCCGCGACAACAGCGAGGCGATTCTCGCGGCCAACCGCGAGGACGTCGAGGAGGCCGAGGCGATGCTCGCGGCGGGCGAGTACACGCAGGCGCTCGTCGACCGCCTCAAACTCGACGAGGCGAAACTCGACGACATCGCCGGGATGGTCGAGTCCGTCGCCGAACAGGACGACCCGCTCGGCGAGACGCTGGAGGCGAGAGAACTGGACGAGGACCTCGAACTCTACAAGCTCTCTGTCCCCATCGGCGTCGTCGCGACCATCTTCGAGTCGCGGCCCGACGCGCTCGTCCAAATCGCCGCGCTGGCGCTGAAGTCCGGCAACGCCGTCATCCTCAAGGGCGGCAGCGAGGCGAGCGAGTCGAACCGCGTGCTGTACGAGACGATTCTGTCCGCCACCGAGGAGCTCCCCGACGGCTGGGCGACGCTCATCGAGGCTCACGAGGAGGTCGACCGCCTGCTCGAACTCGACGACATGGTGGACCTCGTGATGCCCCGCGGCTCCTCGGAGTTCGTCAGCTACATCCAGGACAACACCCAGATTCCCGTCCTCGGCCACACGGAAGGCATCTGCCACGTCTACGTCGACGAGGCGGCCGACCTCGACATGGCCGCGGACATCGCCCTCGACGCGAAGGTGCAGTACCCCGCGGTCTGCAACGCCGTCGAGACGCTCTTAGTCGACGAGTCCGTCGCGGCCGACTTCCTGCCGGCGGTCGTCGAGCGCTACCGCGACGAGGGCGTCGTCCTCCGGGGCGATGAGGCGACCCGCGAGCACGTCGATATCGACCCCGCGACCGACGACGACTGGGACACCGAGTACGGCGACCTCGAACTCTCCGTCAAGGTCGTCTCGGACCTGTACGACGCGGTGGACCACATCAACGCCCACGGGTCGAAGCACACCGAATCCATCGTCACCGACGACGCCGAGCGCGCCGAGACGTTCATGACCGGCGTCGACGCCGCCAGCGTCTTCCACAACGCCTCGACCCGGTTCGCCGACGGCTACCGCTACGGCCTCGGTGCCGAGGTGGGCATCTCGACGGGCAAGATTCACGCCCGCGGCCCGGTCGGCCTCGAAGGCCTGACGACCTACAAGTACTACCTCGAAGGCGACGGCCAGTTGGTCGCCACCTACGCCGGCGAGGACGCCGTCCCCTTCACCCACGAGGCGCTCGACGCCGAGTGGAACCCCGGCCACCGAAGCCGACGGGACTGA
- a CDS encoding long-chain fatty acid--CoA ligase, whose amino-acid sequence MVGATNQTLRPFLWRAGKLFPDREIVSRTAEGLERYTYAEYEGRVAQLAGALSDAGIGDGDRVATFCWNHNRHFETYFGVPSMGAQLHTINPLLPDHHIQYIVENAEDRIIFVDPSLAPKLAGAVDEDAFASVEQFVVMASEVPDDVGLSPVTDYESFVADYPDEYDWPDLPEDQPAGMCYTSGTTGEPKGVEYSQQMLWAHTMATLPKSGLDIGAEDVIMPVVPMFHVNAWGLPFSTTAAGAKHVYPGPSPTPEDLAKLIEEEGVTMTAGVPTVWLGLLDYLDEHDADISSLERIIIGGSAAPKSVIRRFDEEHDVDVLHAWGMTEMSPVGTVAHLKPGMEDLPAEEQYEKRAKQGLLAPGLEMRVVDDDGNEVPWNGEDFGELWVRGPWVTTEYFERPDANEEDYEGNWLKTGDVVTVDGDGYVQIVDRAKDVIKSGGEWISSLELENSIMAHDDVAEATVIGVPHERWQERPVAFIVPKGGVDEDALKTELVALVEDEFPKWWAPDEVVFIEEVPKTATGKFDKKVLRDQYDDSSLIEGKTPDAEAPSDE is encoded by the coding sequence ATGGTAGGTGCTACCAACCAGACGCTTCGGCCGTTCCTGTGGCGCGCGGGCAAGCTCTTTCCGGACCGCGAAATCGTCTCTCGGACCGCCGAAGGGCTGGAACGCTACACGTACGCGGAGTACGAGGGGCGCGTGGCACAGCTCGCGGGGGCGCTTTCGGACGCCGGCATCGGCGACGGCGACCGGGTGGCGACGTTCTGCTGGAACCACAACCGACACTTCGAGACGTACTTCGGCGTGCCCTCGATGGGCGCGCAGTTGCACACCATCAACCCGCTTCTTCCCGACCACCACATCCAGTACATCGTCGAGAACGCGGAAGACCGCATCATCTTCGTGGACCCGTCGCTCGCGCCGAAACTCGCCGGCGCGGTCGACGAGGATGCCTTCGCCTCCGTCGAGCAGTTCGTCGTGATGGCCTCCGAGGTGCCGGACGACGTGGGGCTGTCCCCGGTGACGGACTACGAGTCGTTCGTCGCCGACTACCCCGACGAGTACGACTGGCCGGACCTCCCGGAGGACCAGCCGGCGGGGATGTGCTACACCTCGGGGACGACCGGCGAGCCGAAGGGCGTCGAGTACTCCCAGCAGATGCTGTGGGCGCACACGATGGCGACGCTCCCCAAATCGGGTCTCGACATCGGCGCGGAGGACGTCATCATGCCGGTCGTGCCGATGTTCCACGTCAACGCGTGGGGCCTGCCGTTTTCGACGACCGCGGCGGGCGCGAAACACGTCTATCCCGGTCCGTCGCCGACGCCCGAGGACCTCGCGAAGCTCATCGAGGAGGAGGGCGTGACGATGACCGCGGGCGTGCCGACGGTGTGGCTCGGCCTGCTCGACTACCTCGACGAACACGACGCGGACATCTCCTCGCTCGAACGCATCATCATCGGCGGGTCGGCCGCGCCCAAGTCGGTCATCCGCCGGTTCGACGAGGAACACGACGTGGACGTGCTCCACGCGTGGGGCATGACGGAGATGTCGCCGGTCGGTACCGTCGCCCATCTCAAGCCGGGGATGGAGGACCTCCCCGCCGAAGAGCAGTACGAAAAGCGCGCTAAGCAGGGCCTGCTCGCGCCGGGACTGGAGATGCGCGTCGTCGACGACGACGGAAACGAGGTCCCGTGGAACGGCGAGGACTTCGGCGAACTGTGGGTACGCGGGCCGTGGGTGACGACGGAGTACTTCGAGCGCCCCGACGCGAACGAGGAGGACTACGAGGGCAACTGGCTGAAGACCGGCGACGTGGTCACGGTGGACGGAGACGGCTACGTCCAAATCGTCGACCGGGCGAAAGACGTCATCAAATCCGGCGGCGAGTGGATTTCGTCGCTCGAACTGGAAAACAGCATCATGGCCCACGACGACGTGGCCGAGGCGACCGTCATCGGCGTGCCCCACGAGCGCTGGCAGGAGCGCCCTGTGGCGTTCATCGTTCCGAAAGGCGGTGTCGACGAGGACGCGCTCAAGACCGAACTCGTCGCGCTCGTCGAAGACGAGTTCCCGAAGTGGTGGGCCCCCGACGAGGTCGTCTTCATCGAGGAGGTGCCAAAGACCGCGACCGGCAAGTTCGACAAGAAGGTACTCAGAGACCAGTACGACGACTCCTCGCTCATCGAGGGCAAGACGCCCGACGCGGAGGCCCCGTCGGACGAGTGA
- the tnpA gene encoding IS200/IS605 family transposase encodes MGEYRSHGHSISLCKCHFVWCPKYRHGMLELVRVELAELFRGTAERFSHEIVSMEIATDHVHLFVEADPKWSPAEIAKQFKGYSGRTILNRHPEIKQRYFWGSGLWKEGYYVGTTGVVSEDVVRRYIEETEH; translated from the coding sequence ATGGGAGAGTACAGAAGTCATGGACATTCAATTAGTTTGTGTAAGTGTCATTTCGTGTGGTGTCCGAAGTATCGACACGGGATGTTGGAGTTAGTTCGAGTCGAACTTGCAGAATTGTTCCGAGGAACCGCCGAACGGTTCAGTCACGAGATTGTGTCGATGGAGATTGCTACCGACCACGTTCACTTGTTCGTGGAGGCCGACCCAAAATGGAGTCCTGCCGAGATTGCCAAGCAATTCAAGGGATACTCGGGGCGAACAATTCTCAATCGTCACCCAGAAATCAAACAGCGGTACTTCTGGGGGAGTGGGTTGTGGAAGGAGGGATACTACGTTGGGACGACTGGTGTGGTGTCCGAGGATGTGGTTCGTCGGTACATCGAGGAAACTGAACATTAG
- a CDS encoding RNA-guided endonuclease TnpB family protein: MGIEEVTKTARTRLCIESGERSWLKDARFTARDISNDTLRLKQDGYNKTEIQREVDREDFLRNNKCAVVAKALQAWNSYKELLNWWYDQDDTTVGKPSPPATDKKGAYPLVMAHTEGYRLTHNDEEGRIRFRVSPKPYKKVKGHLRGRPEDLNLIKSALTEDEWSLGQAELLYRDGVYYLHITVKTEVEVPEPEDADTLVGVDINERNIALTALNRETMETLGTLVLDYGSVKAERQRYHTITKRCQEHGQHSIHNQLGDKEERYTEWVLHRMSRVVVEFAQQFPNPVMVFEDLSGIRDAIKYGTYMNRRLHKLPFHKFEQQVRYKATWNQIPCETVESPYNSKSCSCCGHRGYRQGRRFRCTNDSCAVHQDHADRNASVNVAWRVWAKHAGVDVESVNYRTRKTHPSVRKVSLSGSGRSVNRPSSSREIASRGVLTT; the protein is encoded by the coding sequence ATGGGTATCGAAGAAGTCACGAAAACCGCACGCACTCGACTCTGCATAGAGTCTGGTGAGCGGTCGTGGCTCAAAGATGCCCGATTCACCGCACGAGACATCTCCAACGACACACTCCGTCTCAAACAAGACGGCTACAACAAAACCGAGATTCAACGCGAGGTTGACCGCGAGGACTTCCTCCGGAACAACAAGTGTGCGGTCGTCGCTAAGGCTCTGCAAGCGTGGAACTCTTACAAAGAACTCCTCAACTGGTGGTACGACCAAGATGACACTACCGTCGGGAAACCGTCGCCACCAGCCACGGACAAGAAAGGAGCCTACCCACTCGTTATGGCACACACCGAAGGTTACCGCCTCACCCACAACGACGAAGAAGGTAGGATTCGATTCCGTGTGAGTCCGAAGCCGTACAAGAAGGTGAAAGGACACCTTCGAGGGCGACCGGAAGACCTCAACCTCATCAAGTCAGCCTTGACTGAAGATGAGTGGTCGTTGGGACAGGCCGAACTTCTGTACCGAGATGGCGTGTATTACCTACACATCACGGTCAAAACAGAAGTCGAAGTGCCTGAACCCGAAGACGCTGACACACTCGTCGGCGTCGATATTAACGAGCGCAACATCGCTCTCACCGCTCTTAACCGTGAGACGATGGAAACGCTCGGAACACTCGTGCTTGACTACGGTTCGGTGAAAGCCGAACGCCAACGCTACCACACCATCACGAAACGCTGTCAAGAACACGGCCAACATTCTATCCACAACCAACTCGGAGACAAAGAAGAACGCTACACAGAGTGGGTTCTTCACAGAATGTCCCGAGTCGTGGTCGAGTTCGCCCAACAGTTCCCGAACCCCGTTATGGTGTTCGAGGACTTGAGTGGAATTCGAGACGCCATCAAGTACGGCACGTACATGAATCGGCGTCTGCACAAACTCCCGTTCCACAAGTTCGAGCAACAGGTTCGTTACAAAGCGACGTGGAACCAGATTCCGTGTGAGACGGTCGAGTCTCCGTACAACTCGAAGTCATGTTCGTGCTGTGGTCATCGGGGATACCGTCAAGGACGACGGTTCCGGTGTACAAATGATTCGTGTGCGGTTCATCAAGACCATGCTGACCGGAACGCGAGTGTGAATGTGGCGTGGCGAGTGTGGGCGAAACACGCTGGCGTAGATGTTGAATCGGTTAATTACCGGACTCGCAAAACCCACCCAAGTGTTCGGAAGGTGAGCCTGTCTGGGTCGGGGCGCTCTGTAAACCGCCCATCCTCATCCCGCGAAATCGCTTCGCGTGGAGTGCTTACAACGTAG